The DNA segment TCGGCGATCGGCTCCAGCTCCACCATCGCCAGATTGCAGCGGTCGGCGAAGTCCCCGGCCTCGTCCAGCACATAGGCCACACCGCCCGACATCCCGGCGGCGAAGTTGCGTCCGGTCGGCCCCAACACCACGGTGATGCCGCCGGTCATGTACTCACAGCCGTGATCGCCCACGCCCTCGACTACCGCCGTCGCGCCCGAGTTGCGCACGCAGAAGCGCTCGCCCGCCACTCCACGGAAGAAGCACTCGCCCGTGATCGCCCCATAGAGCACGGTATTGCCGACGATGATGTTGTCCTCGGCGCGTCCGATCGCGGACTCGGCCGGCGGATAGATGATGATGCGACCGCCCGACAGGCCCTTGCCGACATAGTCGTTGCCTTCGCCTTCCAGCTCCAGGGTCACGCCCCGCGCCAGCCAGGCGCCGAGCGACTGACCCGCCGTGCCCTTGGCCTTGATGTGGATGGTGTCGTCCGGCAGACCGGCATGACCGTAGCGCTCCGCCACCCGACCCGAGAGCAGGGTGCCGAAGGTGCGGTTGAAGTTGCGGATCGGCGTCTCGATGCGCACCGGCTCGCCGCGCTCCAGCGCCGGCGCCGCCTGACGGATCAGTGTGTGATCGAGTGCTTTGTCGAGACCATGATCCTGGGGTTCGGCGTGACGGATCGCCACCTCTGCCGGCACCTGCGGACGGGCCAGCAAGCGGCTGTAATCCAGCCCATGCGCCTTCCAGTGCGCGATCGCACGGCGCATCTCCAGCCGATCCGACTGCCCGATCATCTCCTCGATCGTGCGGAAGCCGAGCTTGGCCATCAACTGACGCACTTCCTCGGCGACGAAGAAGAAATAGTTGATGACATGCTCGGGCTTGCCGGTGAACTTCTTGCGCAGTTCCGGATCCTGAGTCGCCACGCCGACCGGACAGGTGTTCAGATGACACTTGCGCATCATCAGACAGCCTTCGACGATCAGCGGCGCGGTGGCGAAGCCGAACTCATCGGCTCCCAGCAACGCCCCGATCACCACGTCGCGTCCGGTGCGCAAGCCTCCGTCGACCTGCACCGTAATCCGCCCGCGCAAGCGGTTGAGTACCAGCGTCTGCTGCGTCTCGGCCAACCCGATCTCCCAGGGCGACCCGGCATGCTTGATCGAGGTCAGCGGACTGGCGCCCGTGCCGCCGTCATAGCCCGAAATGGTCACATGATCGGCATGGGCCTTGGACACCCCCGCCGCGACCGTCCCGACCCCGACCTCGGACACCAGCTTGACCGAGATGCGCGCCCTGGGATTGACGTTCTTCAGGTCATGGATGAGCTGGGCCAGATCCTCGATCGAATAGATGTCGTGATGCGGCGGCGGCGAGATCAGGCCCACGCCCGGCGTCGAATGACGCACGCGCGCGATCTGCGCATTGACCTTGTGCCCCGGCAACTGACCGCCCTCGCCGGGCTTGGCGCCCTGGGCGATCTTGATCTGGATGTCGTCGGCGTTGACCAGATACTCGGTGGTGACGCCGAAGCGACCCGATGCCACCTGCTTGATGGCCGAGCGCTCCGGATTCGGCGACCCGTCCGGCAACGGATTGAAGCGCTCAGGCTCCTCGCCGCCTTCACCTGTGTTGGACTTGGCGCCGATGGCGTTCATTGCCTTGGCCAGGGTCGAATGCGCCTCGTAGCTGATCGACCCGAAGGACATGGCACCGGTCGCAAAACGCTTGACGATCTCGCTCGCCGGCTCGACCTCCTCCAGCGGAATCGGCGTCTCGGCGAACTTGAACTCCATCAGCCCGCGCAGGGTCAGCAGATGTTCGCTCTGCTCGTCGATCAGGCGCGAGAACTCGGCGAAGGTCTTGGCATCGTTGGCGCGCGTGGCGTGCTGGAGCTTGGAGATGGTCTCCGGCGTCCAGATGTGATCCTCGCCGCGCACCCGATAGGCATAGTCGCCGCCCACGTCCAGATGCCGGCTGTAGATCTGCTCGTTGCCATAGGCTTGGCCGTGCCAGCGCACCGCTTCGGCCGCCACTTCGGGCAGACCCACGCCCTCGATCCGGCTGTGGGTGCCGGTGAAATAGCGCTCCAGGAACGCCTGACTCAGCCCCACCGCATCGAAGATCTGCGCCCCGCAATAGGACTGGAAGGTCGAGATGCCCATCTTGGACATCACCTTCAGCAGCCCCTTGCCGACCGCCTTGATATAGCGGTACTGCGCCTCCTCGAACGTCAGCGACTCGGCCAGCGACGGCAACAGCGACTGAATGGTATCGAAGGCCAGATAGGGATTGATCGCCTCGGCCCCATAGCCGGCCAGGGTCGCGAAGTGATGCACCTCCAGCGCCGCGCCCGTCTCCACCACCAGACCCGAACTGGTGCGCAGCCCGCGCCGGATCAGATGGTGATGCACGGCCGAGGTCGCCAGCAGCGCCGGGATGGCGATGTTGTCGCGATTGGTGTTGCGGTCCGACAGGATCAGGATGTTGTAGCCGGCCAGCACCGCCGCCTCGGCCTCCAGACACAGCCGCTCCAGCGCTCCTTCCATACCCGCCGCGCCCTCGCCGGCGGCGTAGACCATCTGCAGGTTCTTGGTGCGGAAGGCCCCGCCCGAGTTGTCCTCGATATGGCGCACCCGCTCCAGATCCTGATTGGTCAGGATCGGTTGACTGACCTCCAGCCGCCAGTGCTTGCCGGCCTCATTGATGCCGAGCAGATTCGGACGCGGTCCGATCAGCGACACCAGCGACATCACCAGTTCCTCGCGGATCGGATCGATCGGCGGATTGGTGACTTGGGCGAAGTTCTGCTTGAAATAGGTCGACAGATGCTTGGCGCGGCTGGAAAGTACCGAGGGCGGATTGTCCGCACCCATCGAGCCGACGGCCTCCTGACCGGTGAGCATCATCGGCGTGAGCAGGAACTTGATGTCTTCCTGCGTGTAGCCGAACGCCTGCTGGGCATCGAGCAGGGTGTCGGCATCCGGCGCCATGGGCGCGACATTGGTCGGCAGCTCGTCGAGATGGATCTGAGTCTTGGCCAGCCACTCGCGATAGGGCTTGGCGGCGGCCAGCTCGGCTTTGATCTCCGCATCGTCGATGATGCGCCCCTGCTCCAGATCGATCAGGAACATCTTGCCCGGCTGCAGGCGCCATTTTTTGATGATGCGCTCCTCGGCGATGTCGAGCACGCCCATCTCGGAGGCCATGATCACCATGTCGTCGTTGGTGACCAGATAGCGCGCCGGGCGCAGACCATTGCGGTCGAGCGTGGCGCCGATCTGACGCCCATCGGTGAAGGCCACCGCCGCCGGTCCGTCCCAGGGCTCCATCAGCGCCGCGTGGTATTCGTAGAAGGCGCGCCGCTGGGCGTCCATCTGCTTGTTGCCCGCCCAGGCTTCCGGGATCAGGATCATCATGGCGTGGGCCAGCGAATAGCCGCCCATCACCAGGAGTTCCAGCGCGTTGTCGAAGCAGGCCGAATCCGACTGCCCCTCAGGGATCAGCGGCCAGATCGAGTCCAGATCCTCGCCCAGGATCTCCGAGCGCATCGTATGCCGGCGCGCGGCCATCCAGTTGACGTTACCGCGCAGGGTATTGATCTCGCCGTTGTGGCAGATCATGCGGAACGGCTGGGCCCGATCCCAGGTCGGGAAGGTGTTGGTCGAGAAGCGCTGATGCACCAGCGCCAGCGCCGAGACGAAACGCTCGTCGCTCAGGTCCAGGTAATACTTGCCGACCTGATCGGCCAGCAGCATTCCCTTGTAATTGAGCGTGCGCGAGGACATCGAGACCACGTAATAGGCCGTCTTGTCGAAACCGGCGGCTCGGATCTCGTTGTCCATGCGCTTGCGGATGACGAACAGACGGCGCTCGAAGCCGTCCTGATCCGGGCAATTCGCACCGCGCCCGACGAACACCTGACGCACCACGGGCTCGGAGGGCAGCACGCTCGGCCCCAGGTCGCTGTTGTCGACCGGCACATCGCGCCAGCCCAGCACCCGCTGACCGCCCTCGGTCAGATGCCGCTCGACGGTCTCGATCATGCGTGTGCGTGCTTCGGCGTCGCGCGGCAGGAATACCATGCCCACGCCATAGTCACCGACCGCCGGCAGCTCGAAATCGAGCACCGCGCGCAGGAAGGCGTCCGGGATCTGCACCAGAATGCCCGCGCCGTCGCCGGCCTTGGGATCGGCGCCCACCGCACCGCGATGGTGCAGCCGCTCCAGGATCTCCAGGCCCTGCCGGACGATCGCATGGCTCTTGTGATTCTTGATGTGACAGACGAAGCCGACGCCGCAGGCGTCGCGCTCAAGGGTTGGGTCATAGAGACCCTGTGCGGGTGGTAGGGCACGAAGGCTCATCGCTGACCTCGTTTGATACCTGGGATGAAAGGATGCCGATCTGGAAGCGGTTCGAACGCGGGGTCTGTCTTGGCCGCTGGGGTTTCGGGATGACCGAAGCCGCTCGATCCAGGGTGATCAGACTTCAGCGAACAGGCCGTGAGGGTGCCGGCTGGCGGGCGCTTGGGTCGCGCGGACCCTGGAGTACCTGAACGGATTGAAATCGAGAACCGCGAATCATAACCGCGTTGCACCGGCCATGCCAGCATTCATCGCACCTGGCCGCGTCTCTGTCAGCGAGATCGCCTATTGCCTGTGGGTGACTTGACTTCCCGGGCGCTCCGAGAATACGCGGGCACCGGCGTTCCATGCGAAGATTAGGACGCATCCATCCACCTCGCGGCGAGAGGCCTGGCCATGTCACACGACTCGACACGACTCCTCAGTGCGCTGGCGCTCGGTCTGCTGGTTCTGAGCCCGGTGGCCGGCGCCCAGACGACGGATTCCACTGAGACCGGCAAGAGCACCGATCTCTGGTCCCAGACGCGCGAACGCGCGGCCGGCTGGTGGGAACAATCGCGCGATCTGGCCGGGCAGGCGATGCGCGACGCGCGCGGTCTGCTCGAAGGCCAGGAGCCGGACTTCAACCGGATCTGGCAGCGCGCCCTGCCGACGCTCGATCAGGCGCTGCTCCTGGAACAACGCCATCAGACCCTGCCCGAGCGCGCCTGGTTCAGCCGCGACCAGCGGGACAGTCAGGCTGAGATCAATGCCCTGCTCGACGAGGCAGTCGCGGTCCTCTCGGTCTCGCCGGCGCTCCAGTACCGCGATCGCATCCAGACCCAACAGGAGCAGATCCTCCGCTGGCGCGCCGAGATCGCCGACCATCGTCAGAAACGGGTCACGGCCCCGACCGAGTCGACCTTCAAGAAGACGGTCGCCGACTATGACGCCCTCATCGCCGCGCGCGAGTCCGACATCCGGCGCGCCACCCGGGAGATCGACGCCCTCAAGCGCGAGTTCGCCCAGTCGCTGCGCGCCATCGGACTGAAGCTGGAGGACGAACAGCTCGACCTGCTGCTCTCGACCGTGGTCGGCGACAATCTGGTCGATCTCGGCATCCTGTTCGACAACGTGAAATCCATCACCCTGCGACTGGAGGAACTGCTGGAGCAGAGCGGCGAGGACTTGCAGAGCGCACGACGTTACTACGGACTCTATGTGGTGCTGCTCAAGTCGCTCGACCGCATGCACGTCCGGATCGAGGAGGCGATCGGCGAGCGCTATCTGCCTCAGATCGACGACATCGTCGGCCAGACCCGGACGCTCGCCGCCGACACCGAGCGCCTCCTGCGCGAGTCGCCCGATCGGCGCACGTTGCTGGAGGGCAATCTCCAGGCCCAGCAGCTCACGCTCCAGGCCGCCGGCTTCTATCGGCAGTATCTGGTCGATCAGGCCGCGCAGGTGCGCCAGGCCCGGCTGGAGCTGGAGCAGGACATCGCCGCCGCCTGGAACACCTATGAGACGGTGCGCGTCTCGGGCGAGCTGGTCGGGCTGGTGCGCTCCAGTCAGTTGCTGCTGGAGGGGCTGATGAACCGTCAGGCGCCCGCGCTGCGTCCCTTCGAGAACCTGGAGATGCAGCGCGAGATCCAGAAACTCACCCGGCAGTTGCGCGGCGGCGTCTCGGGTTAGTCCGCCGGCGGGGTCCAGTGCACATAGGGGTAGGGCTCGGCCTGACCCAGCGCCGTATAGCCGAAGACGATCTCGGCCTGGGCGCCGTCCTCCAGTTTGAGCACTCCGATGCCGTTGCGTCCGTCGAGGGCCGAGGTCAGATCGGCGTGACCACGGCGTCCATCGGAGCACTGGACATCGAGGATGGCGTCGGTCGAGCCGGCGAAGGCGTCATAGCCGCCCTGGCAGGACTGGTTGCCGTGGGTGACGCGAAAACTCGTCACCAGGGGCGAGCCGTCGTAGCGACCCAGATAGACCCGTCGATCCAGGACCAGGGCGATCGGCCCGGCGTTGGAGTTACGGCCGTAGGGCAGATCATTGGGCCCGGGCTCCTCGAAGTAGTCGAGCACCTCGCTCAGACAGGCCGAATAGTCCTCCAGCTCCAGATGGCGGCACAGACGCCGGCCGTATTCATCGGGCGTGACCGGCGTGGCGAAGGAGCCGAAATGGCCGGGCGGCGGCGGCAGACAGCCGCCGATCAGGGCGGACGCGGCCAGGGTGGCGATGGCGGCGAATCGAAGCATGGAGTCTCTCCCAGTGGACCAAGCCCTGAGCCGGGGCATCCGTCCGTACCCGATGGGACCGGGCGGCGGATGCGGGGATCATAGGCGATTCTGTATGATCAGGAACCAGGGACGCCGTGGAAAGGGTTGCAGGCGCCCCCGGCCGTCGAGTTCGAGCCGGACCTTGGAGACCGAGTTGCGCACGTTGCCGCCGATGACCTCCAGGGTCCGGCCATGCTTGCCTGTCACGAGATCGCAATGCGCCCTGACCCCGTTGAGCGCGCCGGCGCTGACATAGCCGTCGACCATGACCACGCGCGATGGCGCGCGGTAGGCACAGATCAGGTCGCCGGGCTCTGGGCTGTAGTCCTGGAGGCGGCGCGGCACGAAATAGCGTCCGGGCAGATCCGCGGATGCGATCAGATCGGCCAGATAGGTCCAGTGGGCGATCGAGGGCCGGAATTGATGCTCCGGGACACCCGCGTTGCGCATGATCCAGCCGATGAAGGCCGCCGACCAGGGTTGCCGGCAATCCATCCCGGTCAGCCTGGACTCGCCGACCGCGCGCCAGTAGGCGTTGACCCTGTTGCTCTGACGGGGGCCGTCGTCCTCCCAGTCGCCGACGAGCGGGATGCTCTCCACCGCACCCTTGAAGACGACCTCCTGACGGCCGAAGTAGGCCCATTCCTGCTCGGCGCGGGCGATGATGGCGCGCTTGAGTGCCGGATTCGGCGCCGGCGGCGCGCCGATGGGGCGTCCGATCCAGGTACCCGTGCGCCCGTCCGGGCCGAGCGATTCGGGCGGCGTCGCGCAGGAGACGAGCATCAGGCTCAGAACCAGGGCCAGGACGCGATGAGCCGCGCGTGTGGCGGGGACTGTGCGGGTCGGTCGGCGCTGGGGCCGGGCCTTGGTCTGTGAAGGGCGCATTGGGATCCTCTCAGCGCGGTGGCCGTGTGGTCTCGCGGAACCAGTCGCGATACTGCTCCATCCGTGTCTGCTGATCCGAGGGCGCCCGACGACGGCAGGTCGCGGCCTCGGCGCTGCCCGGTGTCGCGCCCCAGCGGATCTCGACACAATCGTTGGGATTGTAGCCGACCTCCAGGTTGGTGCGTCGGGCATAGAGTTCGCGCAGGCTCAGGCGCCAGGGGCTGCCGTCGCTGCGCGTATAGCCGATGGCGCGCGTGTCGAGGCGCTGTTCGTGTAGACGTGCGACCCGATCGGCCGCGCTCGCGGGACTCTCGCCGACGAGTGCATAGAGTTCGGGGTGGCGGCGGATGCGCTCGGGCAGTCCCTCGACCACCTTCAGGGCGATCAGCAGCCGCATGTCGCGCGAGGGGGTCGAGTAGTCCTCCCAGGGACCGATGGTCTCGAAGATCGCCGGGCCGCTCGGCATGGGCACGACCGTGCCCGGATGCTCGCGCATGTAACGCTCGCCGGTGTCGACCGAGCTGACGCGGGTCTCCAGTTGCTCCATCAGCGCCTCCAGCACCGAGTCGTAGGCGACGACGGGATCGAGTCCGCGCGGATTGATGATCGCGTCGACGCGGGCATGGAAGGCGTCGGGGTCGAGATTGGCCTGCTCCAGCGAAAAGGCCGGATACCCGGAACGCCCGTCGAGTTCGGCGTTGGACGGCAGCCGCCAGCCCGAGCCGCTCGGTACCAGCGGACGGAACGCCTTGAAGCCGGGACCGGCGCTCGCCGTTTGGGCGAAGAGGAAGTTGCCCTCCCAGTAGCGTTTGCGCGCCACCGAGTTGTCCGGCTGGGCATCGACCGCGAGCAGCCGCCCGGCGGTCCGTTCGTCGCCCGGCAGCCACTTGACCAGGATCAGGACATGACCATAGGGATCGGCATAGAGGGTGCCGGGCCGGAGCGCCTCGCGGCTGAGTTCGACCGGATAGACGTCCGTGGCCTCGGCATTCAGTGCGGTGCGCGCGCTGCCCGAGTGCACGGTGTCGACCAGTCGGCGTGCGGCCTCGCGGAAGGCGCCGATCGGGGCGCGGGTGCCGACGAAGCGGGTGTCGACGATGGGTGCCTCACAGCGCGGCGGACTGTTGCGGCTGCCGCGGTTGCAGGCACGATAGGCGATCGGCAGTCCGAGCTTCCAGGCGAAATAGGTGCGCAGATAATAGGGCAGATCGGCGCAGTCCGGCTCGGCGCGCAGTTGGTTGTCCTCGTTGGCGCCGAGATAGCCGAACAGGAAGTTCTGCGCCGGGTCGCGCAGGACGGGCGTGAGCGACTCGAAGCTCAGCGTCTGATCGGGCGGGGCGTTGAACAGATGCTCGATCCAGGCCGAATAGAGCGCCTCGGCGGCCGGATCCCACTGACCGCTGCCGCGATCGCTGCCGCCGCCGCCGACGTCGACCTCGGTGCGCGCGACGACCTGACCATAGCGGCTCGCCTCGAAGCGATAGAGGCCGGGCTCGGGACGAAAGACGGTGCCGTAGAGACTCCAGGGCGGACCGCCCGCTGCGAGCGCCCGCAGCCGCTGTGTGCGGCCCGCCGGATCCGTCACCGTCAGTTCATCCAGTGCCCCGTCGGTCGCCACCGCGAAGACCTCCAGCGGCTGGCCGGGCCGGGGATCGAGCGGTGCGGTCCAGATCCGTGTGCCGGACGCGGACGCCCAAGCACGGCCGGGATCGGCGAGCGCCGCCGCGCACACCAGGAATCCGAGCAGGATCAAGCCGATGCGTGTCTCACCGCCATGTCGTCGCATGCCGAGCACCTCGTTCGCGCCATGTCTGGCATCATTCTATAGAATTTGCCCCGGATAGGGCGTTTGGTTTTCGAAGAGGTCGATACACACACATGGGAGGACCACTGCCTTGATGGATCGCTTCGGCCACCTGTCGATGCGCGGCAAGGTCATCGCCGTGGTGATGCTGGTGAGCACCCTGGTGCTGCTGGTCCTGGCGCTGCTGGTCGTGATCGCCGACATCCGCGAGCGGCGCGGGGCGCTGGTCGAGCGGGTCACGGCCCTGACGCGGGTGGCGAGCATCAGCACCTCGGCGGCCCTGGCCTTCCAGGATGGACCAGGGGCCGAAGAGATCCTGGGCGCGCTGGGCGGCGAACGGGACGTCGTCGGTATCCGGATCCGGGATCGCGCCGGCGTGCTCTTCGCGCGTTATCGGAGTCCGGACCCGCGCCATCGGGCGCTCCTGGAGCGCATCGAGACGGACGAACGACGCGCGCTTGAGACGGACGGCGAACGCCGTCCGCCCGGCAGCGAACCGAGGACGCGCTTCCGTCCGGGCTATCTGGACGTGCGCCTGGACGTGCGGGTCAACGGCAAGCCGCTGGGTCACATGGATCTGCAATACGACACGGCGGATCTGACACAACGGATCTGGCTCCAGGTCCGGCTGGCCCTGGCGGTGTTCATGGGCGGACTGGGGCTGGCCTTCCTGCTGGCCTCCCGGCTGCACCGCCTGATCTCGCAGCCGATCGCCGAGGTGGCCTCGGCCATGGAGCGCATCACCCGCGACGAGGACTATCGGGTCCGTCTGGGGGCGCGCGGCTCCGACGAGCTGGCCAAGCTGACACGCGCCTTCGACGCCATGCTGGAGCGCATCGAGCAGCGCGACGCCGACCTGCGCGAGGCCCGCGACGCGGCCGAGCGGGCCAACCAGGCCAAGTCGCACTTCCTGGCCAACATGAGCCACGAGATCCGCACGCCGATGAACGGCATCATCGGCATGGCCGAG comes from the Allochromatium tepidum genome and includes:
- the gltB gene encoding glutamate synthase large subunit — encoded protein: MSLRALPPAQGLYDPTLERDACGVGFVCHIKNHKSHAIVRQGLEILERLHHRGAVGADPKAGDGAGILVQIPDAFLRAVLDFELPAVGDYGVGMVFLPRDAEARTRMIETVERHLTEGGQRVLGWRDVPVDNSDLGPSVLPSEPVVRQVFVGRGANCPDQDGFERRLFVIRKRMDNEIRAAGFDKTAYYVVSMSSRTLNYKGMLLADQVGKYYLDLSDERFVSALALVHQRFSTNTFPTWDRAQPFRMICHNGEINTLRGNVNWMAARRHTMRSEILGEDLDSIWPLIPEGQSDSACFDNALELLVMGGYSLAHAMMILIPEAWAGNKQMDAQRRAFYEYHAALMEPWDGPAAVAFTDGRQIGATLDRNGLRPARYLVTNDDMVIMASEMGVLDIAEERIIKKWRLQPGKMFLIDLEQGRIIDDAEIKAELAAAKPYREWLAKTQIHLDELPTNVAPMAPDADTLLDAQQAFGYTQEDIKFLLTPMMLTGQEAVGSMGADNPPSVLSSRAKHLSTYFKQNFAQVTNPPIDPIREELVMSLVSLIGPRPNLLGINEAGKHWRLEVSQPILTNQDLERVRHIEDNSGGAFRTKNLQMVYAAGEGAAGMEGALERLCLEAEAAVLAGYNILILSDRNTNRDNIAIPALLATSAVHHHLIRRGLRTSSGLVVETGAALEVHHFATLAGYGAEAINPYLAFDTIQSLLPSLAESLTFEEAQYRYIKAVGKGLLKVMSKMGISTFQSYCGAQIFDAVGLSQAFLERYFTGTHSRIEGVGLPEVAAEAVRWHGQAYGNEQIYSRHLDVGGDYAYRVRGEDHIWTPETISKLQHATRANDAKTFAEFSRLIDEQSEHLLTLRGLMEFKFAETPIPLEEVEPASEIVKRFATGAMSFGSISYEAHSTLAKAMNAIGAKSNTGEGGEEPERFNPLPDGSPNPERSAIKQVASGRFGVTTEYLVNADDIQIKIAQGAKPGEGGQLPGHKVNAQIARVRHSTPGVGLISPPPHHDIYSIEDLAQLIHDLKNVNPRARISVKLVSEVGVGTVAAGVSKAHADHVTISGYDGGTGASPLTSIKHAGSPWEIGLAETQQTLVLNRLRGRITVQVDGGLRTGRDVVIGALLGADEFGFATAPLIVEGCLMMRKCHLNTCPVGVATQDPELRKKFTGKPEHVINYFFFVAEEVRQLMAKLGFRTIEEMIGQSDRLEMRRAIAHWKAHGLDYSRLLARPQVPAEVAIRHAEPQDHGLDKALDHTLIRQAAPALERGEPVRIETPIRNFNRTFGTLLSGRVAERYGHAGLPDDTIHIKAKGTAGQSLGAWLARGVTLELEGEGNDYVGKGLSGGRIIIYPPAESAIGRAEDNIIVGNTVLYGAITGECFFRGVAGERFCVRNSGATAVVEGVGDHGCEYMTGGITVVLGPTGRNFAAGMSGGVAYVLDEAGDFADRCNLAMVELEPIAEEDAALEANGHQGGDLEMHGRVDITRDMTRHDARRLKLLIERHLEYTDSAVAQRILDDWANMLPKFVKVMPVDYRRALQEMQANQSRPPRTNKPLKGIVEHG
- a CDS encoding DUF2272 domain-containing protein, producing the protein MRPSQTKARPQRRPTRTVPATRAAHRVLALVLSLMLVSCATPPESLGPDGRTGTWIGRPIGAPPAPNPALKRAIIARAEQEWAYFGRQEVVFKGAVESIPLVGDWEDDGPRQSNRVNAYWRAVGESRLTGMDCRQPWSAAFIGWIMRNAGVPEHQFRPSIAHWTYLADLIASADLPGRYFVPRRLQDYSPEPGDLICAYRAPSRVVMVDGYVSAGALNGVRAHCDLVTGKHGRTLEVIGGNVRNSVSKVRLELDGRGRLQPFPRRPWFLIIQNRL